In a genomic window of Novosphingobium sp. KA1:
- a CDS encoding Na+/H+ antiporter, whose product MESVSVVLFLLLAVVVSGAVSRMLPWSVPTPLVQIVLGGAIGLSTSYSVSLDPELFLLLFLPPLLFLDGWRIPKDELFKDVSTVVELALGLVLTTVIGMGLFIHWMIPAMPLAVAFALAAVVSPTDPIAVSAIAARVPIPKRMMHILEGESLLNDASGLVCLRFAVAAALTGTFSAGDAALSFLWVAGAGLAIGVAVTVVVSRAKAWVTRGWGEDTGSQILVSLLIPFGSYMLAEHFHASGILAAVGAGVTMTFAEISREAMAVTRMRRNSVWDTIQFTLNGIIFVLLGEQLPGILYEARQTVAVTGHSQPGWLALYVVAIVAGLAALRFAWVWLSFKFTILRRRQTGSLPDSALRSPNWRLVAAMSFAGVRGAITLAGVLTLPLALGDGTPFPARDLAIFLAAGVIIVSLILASIALPVLLKGLTMPGEPSKQAEEDAARVATAEAAIRAIERHQHRLAEERGDADRFAAAGGRVMDLYRERIEGLSEDERDAVRAQEKLFREFRLVGVKAERATLADLIRSRQVGSATIRKLTRELDLSEARLRG is encoded by the coding sequence TTGGAGTCCGTTTCGGTCGTGCTTTTTCTGCTGCTGGCGGTTGTCGTCAGCGGTGCGGTGTCGCGGATGTTGCCCTGGTCGGTGCCGACGCCGCTCGTGCAGATCGTGCTGGGCGGCGCGATCGGTCTGTCGACATCCTATAGCGTCTCGCTCGACCCGGAACTGTTCCTGCTGCTGTTCCTGCCGCCGCTGCTGTTCCTCGATGGCTGGCGCATTCCCAAGGACGAACTGTTCAAGGACGTCTCGACCGTCGTCGAACTGGCGCTGGGGCTGGTGCTGACGACGGTGATCGGCATGGGGCTGTTTATCCACTGGATGATCCCGGCGATGCCGCTGGCGGTGGCCTTCGCGCTTGCCGCGGTGGTCTCGCCGACCGACCCGATCGCGGTGTCCGCCATTGCCGCGCGCGTGCCGATCCCCAAGCGCATGATGCACATCCTCGAAGGGGAATCGCTGCTGAACGATGCATCGGGCCTTGTCTGCCTGCGTTTTGCCGTCGCGGCGGCGCTGACCGGCACGTTTTCGGCGGGCGATGCGGCGCTGAGTTTCCTGTGGGTGGCGGGCGCGGGCCTGGCCATCGGCGTGGCGGTGACGGTGGTGGTCTCGCGCGCCAAGGCCTGGGTGACGCGCGGCTGGGGCGAGGATACCGGCTCGCAGATCCTTGTCAGCCTGCTGATCCCCTTCGGCTCCTACATGCTGGCCGAGCATTTCCATGCCTCGGGCATCCTCGCCGCCGTCGGCGCGGGGGTGACGATGACGTTTGCCGAAATCTCGCGCGAGGCCATGGCGGTCACCCGCATGCGCCGCAATTCGGTGTGGGACACGATCCAGTTCACGCTGAACGGCATCATCTTCGTGCTGCTGGGCGAGCAGCTTCCGGGCATCCTCTATGAAGCGAGGCAGACCGTCGCGGTGACCGGGCACAGCCAGCCGGGCTGGCTGGCGCTATATGTCGTGGCGATCGTGGCGGGTCTTGCGGCGCTGCGTTTCGCCTGGGTGTGGCTCTCGTTCAAGTTCACGATCCTGCGTCGGCGCCAGACCGGATCGCTTCCCGATTCCGCGCTGCGCAGCCCCAACTGGCGGCTGGTCGCGGCGATGTCGTTCGCGGGCGTGCGCGGCGCCATCACGCTGGCCGGTGTGCTGACGCTGCCGCTGGCGCTCGGCGACGGCACGCCGTTCCCGGCGCGCGATCTGGCGATCTTCCTGGCGGCGGGGGTGATCATCGTCTCGCTGATCCTCGCCAGCATCGCCTTGCCGGTGCTGCTCAAGGGGCTGACGATGCCCGGCGAGCCCTCGAAGCAGGCCGAGGAAGATGCCGCCCGCGTGGCGACCGCGGAAGCGGCGATCCGCGCGATCGAGCGCCACCAGCACCGGCTCGCCGAAGAGCGCGGCGATGCCGACCGTTTCGCGGCGGCCGGCGGCCGGGTGATGGACCTCTACCGCGAACGCATCGAGGGGCTCAGCGAGGACGAGCGCGATGCCGTGCGGGCGCAGGAAAAGCTGTTCCGCGAATTCCGCCTGGTCGGCGTCAAGGCCGAGCGGGCGACGCTCGCGGACCTCATCCGCAGCCGCCAGGTCGGCAGCGCGACGATCCGCAAGCTGACGCGCGAACTGGATCTTTCCGAGGCGCGTCTCAGGGGTTAG
- a CDS encoding TonB-dependent receptor produces the protein MSSLPTGGRLRAVLILSGFVLALPPAAAQAREAATPREGTVSLHVPAGRLADALAEISRRSGMQIVTSVPADLRTLHPVRGRFAVSEAIRQVTQGLPVAVRQVPGGYLVTPAAPVAVSAPASAPVPPPDGTAAPQPLALALADPFGQPIVVTGYRESLRQAMAVKRSARAILEATRAEDIAAFPDHNAADALQRLPGVAISRDNGEGRQISVRGLGPLFTRTTLNGIEALATTASGMDNRGSASRQRKFDYSVFDAGLFSGVEVRKTWSADRDAGGIGGTVALHTLRPFDRPGNVTLVSVQGRSSGDAGGVTPQVTAEVSRRSDSWGALLALSYSRNRVTEYGYRNWDWVPVTFGEGNIGAAVSAADRARLTGASGDPVYMSRGQTYSTWTNRFERLNLVAAFEHEDDSGLHMTLDLIHARLANHRGEYSLAAAGTNGLTAGTVDGTQVLNSVRIAGDTMVAADFSGVDMRSERKVTEDHTDFNQAVFALQRPLGDSMRIEARAGYARSDFEEPVFDKVFLESTGQSFSYVATGRHPRNRYAFDLADAASWDLMRADVREDAIVNENATARLDVIRRLAPGIELRVGASFRHYGNDGYERRVSADYRSGSEAASTGLIEARSLARYVVADLDATFARIGQSRDLTAADDLPGTAYRVRENAYAAFALAQFDLTLGTLPLDAELGLQYLRMDTRSAGEASDDTTLVSVVQHSRHGAWLPSLQARLDLAKDLRLRFAASRNLNPPDVADLRAAASVNSTPFGGTVETGNPALRPFRATAFDLSIERYMGRDGYASLGLFYKRMDSFITSETTVMAYSETGLPLAFLYDGLDGTALYNVVRPLNGPLGGPLGGRGASILGAEAAIQRDLDFLPAPFDGLGVQANLTFASGSSEVIYDGKAVQLPLIDLSRWSGNATLYYTGRGWDARLAAAWRGTYRIDIGNNGNIGEWIEGGMTLDFAAHLRITAAMQASLEARNLTDAPITQYTDRDAHRLLARTRSGRVFALGLRSTF, from the coding sequence GTGTCTTCGCTTCCGACAGGCGGCCGGCTCAGGGCCGTCCTCATCCTGTCCGGCTTCGTGCTTGCCCTGCCACCGGCAGCGGCACAGGCGCGCGAGGCGGCCACGCCGCGCGAAGGCACGGTCAGCCTGCATGTCCCGGCCGGGCGCCTGGCCGATGCCCTGGCCGAGATCTCGCGCCGCTCGGGCATGCAGATCGTCACCTCGGTGCCCGCCGACCTCAGGACCCTCCACCCCGTGCGCGGCCGTTTCGCGGTGAGCGAGGCCATCCGCCAGGTGACGCAGGGCCTGCCGGTGGCGGTCCGGCAGGTGCCCGGCGGCTATCTCGTAACCCCGGCAGCGCCGGTTGCCGTTTCCGCTCCTGCTTCCGCCCCCGTACCGCCGCCGGATGGCACGGCAGCCCCGCAGCCCCTCGCCCTCGCCCTTGCCGATCCCTTCGGCCAGCCGATCGTCGTCACCGGCTACCGCGAGAGCCTGCGGCAGGCCATGGCGGTGAAGCGCTCCGCCCGCGCCATCCTCGAGGCGACCCGCGCCGAGGACATCGCCGCCTTCCCCGACCACAATGCCGCCGACGCGCTCCAGCGCCTGCCGGGGGTGGCGATCAGCCGCGACAACGGCGAAGGCCGCCAGATTTCCGTGCGCGGCCTTGGCCCGCTGTTCACCCGCACCACGCTCAACGGCATCGAGGCGCTGGCGACGACCGCTTCCGGCATGGACAACCGGGGTTCCGCCAGCCGCCAGCGCAAGTTCGACTATTCGGTCTTCGATGCCGGGCTGTTCTCGGGCGTGGAGGTGCGCAAGACCTGGTCGGCCGACCGCGACGCTGGCGGCATCGGCGGCACCGTCGCCCTGCATACGCTGCGCCCCTTCGACCGCCCCGGCAACGTCACGCTGGTTTCAGTGCAGGGTCGCAGCTCCGGCGATGCAGGCGGCGTGACCCCGCAAGTGACCGCCGAAGTGTCGCGGCGAAGCGACAGCTGGGGCGCGCTTCTCGCGCTCTCCTACAGCCGCAACCGCGTGACCGAGTACGGCTACCGCAACTGGGACTGGGTGCCGGTCACGTTCGGCGAAGGCAACATCGGCGCAGCGGTCAGCGCCGCAGACCGCGCGCGGCTGACCGGCGCTTCGGGTGATCCCGTCTACATGTCGCGCGGGCAGACCTATTCGACCTGGACCAACCGCTTCGAGCGCCTGAACCTCGTCGCCGCCTTCGAGCACGAGGACGACAGCGGGCTGCACATGACGCTCGACCTGATCCATGCCCGGCTCGCCAACCACCGCGGCGAATATTCGCTGGCCGCCGCCGGCACCAATGGGCTCACCGCGGGCACCGTCGATGGCACGCAAGTCCTGAATTCGGTGCGGATCGCCGGGGACACGATGGTCGCGGCGGACTTTTCCGGGGTCGACATGCGCAGCGAGCGCAAGGTCACCGAAGACCACACCGACTTCAACCAGGCGGTCTTCGCGCTGCAACGCCCGCTTGGCGACAGCATGCGGATCGAGGCGCGCGCCGGCTATGCGCGCTCCGACTTCGAGGAACCGGTGTTCGACAAGGTCTTCCTCGAATCCACCGGCCAGTCCTTTTCCTATGTCGCCACCGGCCGCCATCCGCGCAACCGCTACGCCTTTGACCTCGCCGATGCCGCAAGCTGGGATCTCATGCGCGCCGACGTGCGCGAGGATGCCATCGTCAATGAAAACGCCACCGCCCGCCTCGACGTGATCCGCCGCCTCGCCCCGGGCATCGAGCTCAGGGTCGGCGCCAGCTTTCGCCATTACGGCAACGACGGCTACGAGCGGCGCGTGTCCGCCGACTACCGGTCCGGCAGCGAAGCCGCCTCTACGGGCCTGATCGAGGCGCGCTCGCTGGCCCGCTATGTCGTGGCCGATCTCGACGCGACCTTTGCCCGCATCGGCCAGTCCCGCGACCTGACCGCGGCGGACGACCTGCCCGGCACCGCCTACCGCGTCCGCGAGAACGCCTATGCCGCCTTCGCGCTCGCCCAGTTCGACCTCACGCTGGGCACGCTGCCGCTCGATGCGGAACTGGGCCTGCAATACCTGCGCATGGATACCCGCTCGGCCGGCGAGGCGAGCGACGACACCACGCTGGTCTCGGTGGTCCAGCACAGCCGCCATGGCGCCTGGCTGCCCTCGCTGCAGGCCCGGCTCGACCTTGCGAAGGACCTGCGGCTGCGGTTTGCCGCCAGCCGCAACCTCAACCCGCCCGACGTTGCCGACCTGCGCGCCGCCGCCTCGGTCAATTCCACGCCGTTCGGCGGCACCGTGGAGACCGGCAACCCGGCGCTGCGCCCCTTCAGGGCCACCGCGTTCGACCTCTCCATCGAGCGCTACATGGGGCGCGACGGCTATGCCTCGCTCGGCCTGTTCTACAAGCGGATGGATTCGTTCATCACCTCCGAAACCACGGTCATGGCCTATTCCGAAACCGGGCTGCCGCTGGCCTTCCTCTACGACGGGCTGGACGGGACCGCGCTCTACAACGTGGTGCGCCCGCTCAACGGCCCACTGGGCGGCCCACTTGGCGGCAGGGGCGCCTCGATCCTGGGCGCGGAAGCCGCGATCCAGCGCGACCTGGATTTCCTGCCCGCCCCGTTCGATGGGCTGGGCGTGCAGGCCAACCTCACGTTCGCCTCGGGCAGCAGCGAGGTGATCTACGACGGAAAGGCCGTCCAGCTGCCGCTGATCGATCTCTCGCGCTGGTCGGGCAATGCCACGCTCTACTACACCGGGCGCGGCTGGGACGCCCGCCTCGCCGCGGCCTGGCGCGGCACCTACCGCATCGACATCGGCAACAACGGGAACATCGGCGAATGGATCGAAGGCGGCATGACGCTGGACTTCGCGGCGCACCTGCGCATCACCGCCGCCATGCAGGCCTCGCTCGAGGCGCGCAACCTGACCGACGCGCCGATCACCCAGTACACCGACCGCGACGCCCACCGCCTGCTCGCGCGCACGCGCAGCGGGCGGGTCTTCGCGCTCGGCCTGCGCTCGACATTCTGA
- a CDS encoding RNA polymerase sigma factor codes for MFMSDAASPLLAGMARLKSYVRKRMRDPEGVEDVVQETLARVMEQERRQAIEQPLAYAFRVADSVIVSDLRKHRRAGSQTGRQADAHPLELDPLELVCDMPLADEVLDYRERFARFEAALARLTPMRRTVFRMRHIDGQSRQDIAEELGLGLEAVKKHLVRAMADLALALESDLETAAED; via the coding sequence ATGTTCATGAGCGATGCCGCCAGCCCCCTGCTGGCGGGAATGGCACGGCTGAAAAGCTATGTCCGCAAGCGCATGCGCGATCCCGAGGGTGTGGAGGACGTGGTGCAGGAAACCCTGGCGCGGGTCATGGAACAGGAGCGCAGGCAGGCGATCGAGCAGCCGCTCGCCTATGCCTTCCGGGTGGCGGATTCGGTGATCGTCTCGGACCTTCGCAAGCACCGCCGGGCCGGATCGCAGACGGGGCGGCAGGCCGATGCCCATCCGCTCGAACTCGATCCGCTGGAACTGGTCTGCGACATGCCGCTCGCCGACGAGGTGCTGGACTACCGCGAGCGCTTCGCCCGCTTCGAAGCCGCGCTGGCCCGCCTGACGCCGATGCGGCGCACCGTGTTCCGGATGCGCCACATCGACGGCCAATCGCGGCAGGACATCGCCGAGGAACTGGGGCTCGGCCTCGAAGCCGTGAAAAAGCACCTCGTGCGCGCCATGGCCGACCTTGCGCTGGCGCTCGAGAGCGATCTCGAGACGGCCGCAGAGGACTGA
- a CDS encoding TonB-dependent receptor, with protein sequence MRGKTMWHKRSLWLVSTALACAAQPAMAQDTGQDTAQDAGQAGAQDGGSIVVTGFRASLLGARDAKRNATIIQDSIVADDIAAFPDLNLAEALQRLPGVAINREAGEGRRISLRGLGPDFTRVQLNGMEVLGNVDSPQDSRGQGTRDRAFDFNIFAAELFNHVDVRKSYSADQTEGGLAGTVGLYTARPLDYAGDKIAVSASAGTNSYTKDFQPRLTGLVSKNWGDFGILVSAAYSHRQTRETGVDTYRWRTNGANGSDISGLTQDEQDKITSGTLRFARGNRLSVWDSTQDRLGVTSSIQWNPGEATHITLDGLYGKFKADRFETHLASRGSGGSTWLGGAQTFAGVTYPASRINAIGWNDENEVTYLDVSGGQTSTETRTQKTSNTFKQLVLSGDTALTDKLTFRFLGGIERSSYDMPMSDKFYTEAYGDVISRYTGTYGLKNTYGWNTSDAANYHAHEIDMSASYQDTAMDTVRGSLEYQFSPDDKLSLGGEWRRFKNSGYTLTADDVLLPSFRSGAVSADIGDYSKVYNGYSGQSWVIVDYDKALSALGIDRGDYLTNRGSEYAVEERTWAAYAQYDWNHMLGSVPFRGNVGGRFYHTGIDSVGVGTVDGSLNTIRGTSSYQGFLPAANLIFELTDKLVVRAAAARNINRPTLSALAVNGTVRSGDGGEVSVSTGNPNLKPYKSTDLDLSVEYYLGNHGSITGALFYKTLDGFIGTKTVTNTTYGETGLSTDLMDGLTANTVVSSYSRPINLGKTDLWGLELAAQSDFTFLPAPFDHFGVAANFTYVKSQYDYRTIYGDIAARTTLEGLSKYNGNITLYYQDARFDVRGSANYRSSYVYSAAPITTTVNGVTVVDQDLSGYAATVYVDMSAHYKITDRIQLTLDAINLTNQAEKQYSDTSKRLYVYTRSGRTVMGGVRFEF encoded by the coding sequence ATGAGGGGTAAGACAATGTGGCATAAGCGCAGCCTCTGGCTGGTATCGACGGCACTCGCCTGCGCGGCGCAGCCCGCGATGGCGCAGGACACGGGGCAGGACACGGCGCAAGACGCGGGGCAAGCCGGGGCGCAGGACGGCGGCTCGATCGTCGTCACCGGGTTCCGCGCCAGCCTGCTGGGCGCGCGCGATGCGAAGCGCAACGCCACGATCATCCAGGATTCGATCGTCGCCGACGACATCGCCGCCTTCCCCGACCTCAACCTCGCCGAAGCGCTCCAGCGCCTGCCCGGCGTCGCCATCAACCGCGAGGCCGGCGAAGGCCGCCGCATCTCGCTGCGCGGCCTCGGCCCGGACTTCACCCGCGTCCAGCTCAACGGCATGGAAGTGCTGGGCAACGTCGACAGCCCGCAGGACAGCCGCGGCCAGGGCACGCGCGACCGCGCCTTCGACTTCAACATCTTCGCCGCCGAACTGTTCAACCACGTCGACGTGCGCAAGTCCTACTCGGCCGACCAGACCGAGGGCGGGCTGGCCGGCACCGTAGGCCTCTACACCGCACGCCCGCTCGACTATGCGGGCGACAAGATCGCCGTGTCGGCCTCGGCCGGCACCAACAGCTACACCAAGGACTTCCAGCCGCGCCTGACCGGCCTCGTTTCCAAGAACTGGGGCGATTTCGGCATTCTCGTCTCGGCCGCCTACAGCCACCGCCAGACCCGCGAGACCGGTGTCGACACCTACCGCTGGCGCACCAACGGCGCCAACGGCTCCGACATTTCCGGCCTGACGCAGGATGAGCAGGACAAGATCACCTCGGGCACGCTGCGCTTCGCACGCGGCAACCGCCTGTCGGTCTGGGATTCGACGCAGGACCGCCTGGGCGTGACCTCCTCGATCCAGTGGAACCCCGGCGAGGCCACCCACATCACCCTCGACGGCCTCTACGGCAAGTTCAAGGCCGACCGTTTCGAGACCCACCTCGCCTCGCGCGGGTCGGGCGGCTCGACCTGGCTTGGCGGCGCGCAGACCTTCGCCGGCGTCACCTACCCGGCCTCGAGGATCAACGCGATCGGCTGGAACGACGAGAACGAGGTGACCTACCTCGACGTCTCGGGCGGCCAGACGTCCACCGAGACCCGCACCCAGAAAACCAGCAACACCTTCAAGCAGCTGGTGCTGAGCGGCGACACCGCCTTGACCGACAAGCTGACGTTCCGCTTCCTCGGCGGCATCGAGCGCTCCAGCTACGACATGCCGATGAGCGACAAGTTCTATACCGAGGCCTACGGCGACGTCATCTCGCGGTACACCGGCACTTACGGCCTCAAGAACACCTACGGCTGGAACACCAGCGACGCCGCCAACTACCACGCCCACGAGATCGACATGTCGGCGTCCTACCAGGACACCGCGATGGACACGGTGCGCGGCAGCCTCGAATACCAGTTCTCGCCCGACGACAAGCTGAGCCTGGGCGGTGAATGGCGCCGCTTCAAGAACAGCGGCTATACCCTGACCGCCGACGACGTGCTGCTTCCGAGCTTCAGGTCCGGCGCCGTCAGTGCCGACATCGGCGACTATTCCAAGGTCTACAACGGCTATTCCGGCCAATCGTGGGTCATCGTCGACTACGACAAGGCGCTTTCCGCGCTCGGCATCGATCGCGGCGACTACCTGACCAACCGCGGCAGCGAATATGCCGTCGAGGAGCGCACCTGGGCGGCCTATGCCCAGTACGACTGGAACCACATGCTGGGGTCGGTGCCATTCCGAGGCAATGTCGGCGGCCGCTTCTACCACACCGGCATCGATTCCGTCGGCGTGGGCACGGTCGACGGATCGCTGAATACCATTCGCGGCACCTCGAGCTACCAGGGCTTCCTGCCGGCGGCCAACCTGATCTTCGAGCTGACCGACAAGCTGGTGGTGCGCGCCGCCGCGGCCCGGAACATCAACCGTCCGACGCTGAGCGCGCTGGCCGTCAACGGCACCGTCAGGAGCGGCGACGGCGGCGAAGTCTCGGTCTCGACCGGCAATCCCAACCTCAAGCCCTACAAGTCGACCGACCTCGACCTCTCGGTCGAATACTACCTCGGCAATCACGGCTCGATCACCGGCGCGCTGTTCTACAAGACGCTCGACGGCTTCATCGGCACCAAGACCGTCACCAACACGACTTACGGCGAGACGGGTCTCTCCACCGACCTGATGGACGGACTCACCGCCAATACCGTGGTTTCGAGCTACTCGCGCCCGATCAACCTCGGCAAGACCGACCTGTGGGGCCTCGAACTGGCGGCGCAGAGCGACTTCACCTTCCTACCCGCACCGTTCGATCACTTCGGGGTCGCGGCCAACTTCACTTATGTGAAGTCGCAATACGATTACCGGACGATCTACGGTGACATCGCCGCCAGGACGACGCTTGAAGGCCTGAGCAAGTACAACGGCAATATCACGCTCTACTATCAGGACGCCAGGTTCGACGTGCGCGGTTCGGCCAACTACCGCTCCAGCTACGTCTATTCGGCAGCGCCGATCACCACCACCGTGAACGGCGTGACGGTCGTCGACCAGGATCTCTCGGGCTATGCCGCGACGGTCTATGTCGACATGTCGGCGCACTACAAGATCACCGACCGCATCCAGCTCACGCTCGATGCCATCAACCTCACCAACCAGGCCGAGAAGCAGTATTCGGACACCTCCAAGCGTCTCTACGTCTACACCCGTTCGGGTCGCACCGTGATGGGCGGCGTCCGCTTCGAGTTCTGA
- a CDS encoding FecR domain-containing protein: protein MDKPLNDTLELAADWADRFGDLTPDERRELAAWLEESASHARAFARMRRLMGDSALIEACEARAAAGLPPLPGLRPDTSHALRPRRRLQVPARPALTRRQALAAGIAGALALPLAGYGFMEAAAPDAPAPLRFASKVGERRRLTLPDGSGLLLDAASRVAVDFSQSARRVVLEQGAARFDVRHDPARPFAVHTPHAAMVALGTSFSVDRLARASELRVFSGRVGLEVPQRDRLEVSAHRWALVESNGGGNGAGNGDENGGAARVTSGRFDPAARADWQDDWLDADAMPLGFAVERLARYSPVPMRIADPKLGRLTFSGRFRLDQPQQSLELIGALFGLRPQRRGDTLFLA from the coding sequence ATGGACAAGCCCCTCAACGATACGCTGGAACTGGCCGCGGACTGGGCCGACCGGTTCGGCGACCTCACCCCCGACGAGCGCCGCGAACTGGCCGCCTGGCTGGAAGAATCCGCCAGCCATGCCCGCGCCTTTGCCCGCATGCGCCGCCTGATGGGCGACAGCGCGCTGATCGAGGCCTGCGAGGCGCGTGCCGCGGCCGGGTTGCCGCCGCTGCCCGGCTTGCGCCCGGACACGAGCCACGCGCTCCGCCCGCGCAGGCGCCTGCAGGTACCGGCCCGCCCGGCCCTGACCCGCAGGCAAGCGCTTGCCGCCGGTATCGCCGGGGCACTGGCGCTGCCGCTTGCCGGTTACGGGTTCATGGAGGCCGCAGCGCCCGACGCCCCGGCGCCGCTGCGGTTTGCCAGCAAGGTCGGCGAGCGGCGCCGGCTGACCTTGCCGGACGGCTCCGGGCTGCTGCTCGATGCCGCCTCGCGCGTGGCGGTGGACTTCTCGCAATCCGCGCGCCGGGTCGTGCTCGAACAGGGCGCGGCCCGCTTCGACGTCCGCCACGATCCCGCCCGTCCCTTCGCCGTCCACACCCCGCATGCCGCCATGGTTGCGCTCGGCACCAGCTTCAGTGTCGACCGGCTGGCCCGGGCCAGCGAACTGCGGGTGTTCTCGGGCCGGGTCGGGCTCGAGGTGCCGCAGCGCGACAGGCTCGAAGTGTCGGCGCACCGCTGGGCGCTGGTCGAGAGCAATGGGGGCGGGAACGGGGCCGGGAACGGGGACGAAAACGGGGGCGCTGCACGGGTGACCAGCGGCCGCTTCGATCCCGCCGCCAGGGCGGACTGGCAGGACGACTGGCTCGATGCCGATGCCATGCCGCTCGGCTTCGCGGTGGAACGGCTTGCCCGCTACAGCCCGGTGCCGATGCGGATCGCCGATCCCAAGCTGGGGCGCCTTACCTTCAGCGGACGGTTCCGGCTCGACCAGCCGCAACAGTCGCTCGAACTGATCGGCGCGCTGTTCGGACTGCGGCCGCAGCGGCGGGGCGACACCCTCTTCCTCGCCTGA